From Verrucomicrobiia bacterium, a single genomic window includes:
- a CDS encoding ferredoxin encodes MADVANKYPENTAGKYYVDNQCIDCDLCRETAPDNFKRNEDGGYSYVYKQPESPEEEARCKEAKEGCPVEAIGDNGA; translated from the coding sequence ATGGCTGATGTTGCAAACAAATACCCTGAAAATACAGCGGGCAAATATTACGTGGACAATCAATGCATCGATTGCGATTTGTGCCGCGAAACCGCTCCGGACAATTTCAAACGCAATGAAGACGGCGGCTATTCTTATGTCTATAAGCAACCCGAGTCGCCCGAAGAAGAAGCCCGCTGCAAGGAAGCCAAAGAGGGATGCCCGGTGGAAGCCATTGGTGACAACGGGGCTTAG
- a CDS encoding competence/damage-inducible protein A yields MAVELINTGSELLLGRVLNTHQQWLCRQLADLGHVVKRQVAVPDNADSIETAVREALGRADLIFVTGGLGPTSDDLTRDRIAHLLGKTLREDAAVLKHISGFFEARNRAMPQKTRVQALVPDGALVLPNPHGTAPGLAIEVQPNLFRPGRQSSWLILLPGPPRELRPMFTDSVIPLLRRIPAGESIFVCRTLRATGTTESGVEGKIGGLLLQLVEAGLELGYCARPGQVDVRLAAHGPKAADLVAQAEALVCPQLGLDLYSSEEEELERTLVRLLAQRHETLALAESCTGGSIANRITDVPGASAVLLAGIVAYCNEAKTKFLGVDAASISQHGAVSEEVARQMAEGARRQTGADYALSVTGIAGPAGGTAEKPVGTVYIGLSGEFGAKVLRNYNPLDRETFKQITGQQAMDLLRRTIQAGR; encoded by the coding sequence ATGGCTGTTGAATTGATCAATACGGGCAGCGAGTTGCTTTTGGGCCGGGTTCTCAACACGCACCAGCAATGGCTGTGCCGGCAACTGGCGGACTTGGGCCATGTCGTCAAGCGCCAGGTGGCTGTTCCGGATAACGCCGATTCGATAGAGACCGCCGTCCGTGAAGCCCTCGGGCGGGCGGACCTGATTTTTGTCACAGGGGGTTTGGGGCCCACTTCCGATGACCTGACGCGGGACCGAATAGCGCATTTGCTTGGCAAAACGCTGCGGGAAGATGCTGCTGTCCTCAAGCATATCAGCGGCTTTTTCGAGGCGCGCAACCGCGCGATGCCACAGAAAACGCGGGTTCAAGCCCTAGTGCCTGACGGTGCGCTGGTATTGCCCAACCCGCACGGCACTGCTCCGGGCCTGGCGATTGAGGTGCAACCCAATCTTTTCCGTCCCGGGCGCCAATCGAGCTGGCTCATCCTGTTGCCCGGCCCCCCTCGTGAGTTGCGCCCGATGTTTACTGATTCGGTGATTCCTTTGCTGCGACGCATTCCGGCCGGTGAATCCATTTTTGTATGCCGCACACTGCGCGCCACGGGCACAACCGAATCAGGCGTTGAAGGAAAAATCGGAGGGCTCTTGCTGCAGTTGGTGGAAGCCGGATTGGAATTGGGTTATTGCGCCCGTCCGGGCCAGGTCGATGTGCGCCTGGCGGCCCACGGGCCAAAGGCTGCGGACCTGGTGGCTCAGGCCGAGGCCCTGGTTTGCCCTCAACTTGGGCTCGACCTGTATAGCTCTGAAGAAGAGGAGCTGGAACGGACGCTGGTTCGACTGCTCGCCCAACGCCACGAGACCCTGGCGCTTGCCGAGTCATGCACCGGCGGGAGCATCGCCAATCGAATCACCGATGTGCCCGGCGCCTCAGCCGTTCTTCTCGCCGGCATCGTAGCTTATTGCAACGAGGCAAAGACCAAGTTCCTGGGCGTTGATGCCGCCTCTATATCCCAGCACGGCGCCGTCAGCGAGGAGGTCGCGCGGCAGATGGCCGAAGGCGCGCGGCGCCAAACCGGGGCTGATTATGCCTTGTCGGTCACGGGCATAGCAGGTCCGGCGGGCGGCACGGCGGAAAAGCCGGTCGGCACGGTGTACATCGGTTTAAGCGGCGAGTTTGGCGCCAAGGTCCTTCGAAACTACAATCCTTTGGACCGGGAAACGTTCAAGCAAATCACCGGCCAGCAAGCAATGGACTTGTTGCGGCGAACGATACAAGCAGGGCGCTAA
- a CDS encoding MotA/TolQ/ExbB proton channel family protein, with protein sequence METIVYVLLGLTSIVGLAFIIERGIALRWRRVLPVEIEAAVQSCQTPEDVPMLRRVCQQHRAPMSSLLILTADHMDWPKVENVEALQTRARHEIARLERGLVVLEIIVGIAPLLGLVGTILGMMTVFGDVGEKGLENAAKLAQGISLILRATLMGLLIAIPALIFWSYYTKKVETIAVEMETICDEFIRRQYREEVAKR encoded by the coding sequence ATGGAAACCATCGTTTATGTCCTGCTGGGCCTGACCTCGATTGTGGGTCTGGCATTTATTATCGAACGAGGGATTGCCTTGCGCTGGCGCCGGGTGCTGCCGGTTGAAATCGAGGCGGCGGTGCAATCCTGCCAGACTCCCGAGGATGTCCCGATGCTGCGCCGGGTTTGCCAGCAGCACCGCGCCCCCATGAGCAGCCTGCTCATCCTGACTGCCGACCACATGGATTGGCCCAAAGTCGAGAATGTCGAGGCCCTCCAAACCCGCGCCCGGCACGAGATCGCCAGGCTCGAACGCGGGTTGGTGGTGCTGGAAATCATTGTGGGCATTGCGCCGCTGCTGGGCCTGGTCGGCACCATCCTGGGCATGATGACCGTCTTTGGTGATGTAGGCGAGAAGGGCCTGGAGAATGCCGCCAAGCTGGCCCAAGGCATCTCTCTTATTCTACGGGCGACCCTCATGGGTTTGCTCATTGCCATCCCGGCGCTGATTTTCTGGAGTTATTACACCAAAAAAGTCGAGACCATCGCAGTCGAGATGGAGACGATTTGCGATGAATTTATCCGCCGCCAGTACCGCGAAGAGGTGGCAAAAAGGTAA
- a CDS encoding biopolymer transporter ExbD, translating into MRFYVHKRRHPPAIIIVALIDILIVLLIYLMVTTTFKQQPALKLALPESSQAQKTGANESAPLVVSIDPKGNLRLGPDAIPVTADGLKQRLVDAAVKTPGLKLAINADQSAPFGQIVKVMDAAKEANIKMVNAFTKETPKP; encoded by the coding sequence ATGCGCTTTTACGTTCATAAACGGCGGCATCCGCCCGCCATTATTATTGTCGCTTTAATCGACATCCTCATCGTTCTGCTGATTTACCTCATGGTCACCACCACCTTCAAGCAGCAGCCCGCGCTCAAGCTGGCTTTACCCGAATCGTCCCAGGCCCAAAAGACCGGCGCGAACGAAAGCGCCCCGTTGGTTGTGAGCATCGATCCTAAAGGAAACCTGCGTCTGGGACCGGATGCCATCCCGGTCACAGCCGATGGCCTCAAGCAGCGATTGGTCGATGCAGCCGTCAAAACCCCGGGACTCAAACTGGCGATTAACGCCGACCAAAGCGCCCCGTTTGGCCAAATCGTTAAGGTCATGGACGCCGCTAAGGAGGCCAACATCAAAATGGTCAACGCCTTTACGAA